A window of Fragaria vesca subsp. vesca linkage group LG7, FraVesHawaii_1.0, whole genome shotgun sequence contains these coding sequences:
- the LOC101311054 gene encoding uncharacterized protein LOC101311054, with protein sequence MDAFLFDESENSGAGGAKTKKDKKGKGCLVGSARKTLGDISNIQQRQNKQAIQHVKLEFDSLTTKKYVENLTKENTALMKLLSDRNKTIELSRTELQNLRANLETVQQHNSQLARAHSQMLEEVTSSRDRLRILQHALGCQNALLKVRKVEEKEKAKRVRNQARINVEVGSVQCFEPGDSSQAVMDHFNTNRKRQPQNLALAPPIVEAVRNNEKADNKRRTRRQSAIFETDDQETTEDSFEIKDDNKRRLRRQLASAKTEEPQANLDLSESKNENNRSLRRQSARFKTEEPEGTEETKITEDSSEMNDDNFLVSRLCDDVVNESESTLSLVKCEDGGRI encoded by the exons ATGGACGCTTTCCTGTTCGATGAATCGGAGAACAGCGGAGCCGGAG GTGCTAAAACTAAGAAGGATAAGAAGGGAAAGGGGTGTTTAGTAGGAAGTGCAAGGAAGACACTTGGTGATATAAGTAACATTCAGCAGAGGCAAAATAAACAAGCTATCCAACATGTAAAGCTGGAATTTGATTCACTTACAACAAAGAAGTATGTGGAGAATCTGACAAAG GAAAATACCGCACTGATGAAACTTCTTTCAGACAGAAA TAAAACTATTGAATTGAGCAGAACAGAGTTACAGAACTTGAGAGCCAATCTTGAGACAGTGCAGCAACATAATTCTCAACTTGCTCGTGCACACAGCCAGATGTTAGAG GAAGTCACTTCAAGTCGAGATAGG CTAAGGATACTTCAACATGCACTTGGATGCCAAAATGCCTTGCTCAAAGTGAGGAAAGTGGAGGAAAAG GAGAAAGCCAAACGAGTAAGAAATCAAGCTAGGATAAATGTGGAG GTAGGTTCAGTTCAGTGTTTTGAGCCAGGTGATTCCTCACAAGCTGTCATGGACCATTTTAATACTAACAGGAAACGGCAACCACAAAATCTTG CATTGGCCCCTCCTATTGTTGAAGCAGTCCGAAACAACGAGAAGGCTGACAACAAAAG ACGCACGAGAAGGCAATCTGCAATCTTTGAAACTGATGACCAGGAAACAACTGAAGACTCGTTTGAGATTAAAGATGACAATAAAAG ACGGTTGAGAAGGCAATTGGCAAGTGCTAAAACTGAAGAACCACAAGCAAATTTAGACTTGTCTGAGAGTAAAAATGAGAACAACAG AAGTTTGAGAAGGCAATCTGCAAGGTTTAAAACTGAAGAGCCAGAAGGAACTGAAGAAACAAAAATTACTGAGGACTCATCTGAGATGAATGATGATAATTTTCTTGTCTCTCGTTTGTGTGATGATGTGGTTAATGAAAGTGAGTCGACACTTTCATTAGTGAAATGTGAGGATGGGGGAAGGATCTGA